One window from the genome of Trabulsiella odontotermitis encodes:
- the greB gene encoding transcription elongation factor GreB has product MKTPLITREGYEKLKKELDYLWREERPEVTKKVTWAASLGDRSENADYQYNKKRLREIDRRVRYLTKCLENLKIVDYSPQQEGKVFFGAWVEIENDDGVLKRFRIVGYDEIFGQKDYISIDSPMARALLKKEVGDLAVVNTPAGEASWYVNEIKYVK; this is encoded by the coding sequence ATGAAAACGCCCCTGATTACCCGCGAAGGGTACGAAAAACTGAAGAAAGAGTTGGATTACCTCTGGCGTGAAGAGCGCCCTGAAGTCACCAAAAAAGTGACGTGGGCTGCAAGCCTCGGCGATCGCAGTGAAAACGCGGATTATCAGTACAACAAAAAGCGCCTGCGTGAAATTGACCGCCGGGTGCGCTATCTGACTAAGTGCCTGGAAAACCTGAAAATCGTCGATTATTCCCCGCAGCAGGAAGGCAAAGTCTTCTTTGGCGCCTGGGTGGAAATCGAAAATGACGATGGTGTCCTCAAGCGTTTTCGCATCGTGGGCTACGATGAAATATTTGGACAAAAGGACTATATCTCCATCGATTCTCCGATGGCGCGCGCCCTGCTGAAAAAAGAGGTGGGCGATCTGGCGGTGGTCAATACGCCCGCCGGAGAAGCCAGCTGGTACGTGAATGAGATCAAGTACGTAAAATAG
- the ompR gene encoding two-component system response regulator OmpR, giving the protein MQENYKILVVDDDMRLRALLERYLTEQGFQVRSVANAEQMDRLLTRESFHLMVLDLMLPGEDGLSICRRLRSQSNPMPIIMVTAKGEEVDRIVGLEIGADDYIPKPFNPRELLARIRAVLRRQANELPGAPSQEEAVIAFGKFKLNLGTREMFREDEPMPLTSGEFAVLKALVSHPREPLSRDKLMNLARGREYSAMERSIDVQISRLRRMVEEDPAHPRYIQTVWGLGYVFVPDGSKA; this is encoded by the coding sequence ATGCAAGAGAATTATAAGATTCTTGTAGTGGATGACGACATGCGCCTGCGCGCATTGCTGGAACGTTATCTGACCGAGCAAGGCTTCCAGGTTCGTAGCGTCGCCAACGCCGAACAGATGGACCGTTTGCTGACGCGTGAGTCCTTTCACCTGATGGTACTGGATTTAATGCTGCCCGGAGAAGATGGCCTCTCTATCTGCCGTCGTCTTCGCAGCCAGAGCAACCCGATGCCGATCATCATGGTCACGGCAAAAGGGGAAGAAGTGGACCGCATCGTCGGGCTGGAAATCGGCGCTGACGATTACATTCCTAAACCGTTTAACCCGCGTGAACTGCTGGCGCGCATCCGTGCGGTGCTGCGTCGTCAGGCTAACGAGCTGCCGGGCGCGCCGTCCCAGGAAGAGGCGGTGATCGCCTTTGGTAAATTTAAGCTCAATCTCGGTACCCGCGAAATGTTCCGCGAAGACGAGCCGATGCCGCTGACCAGCGGTGAATTTGCGGTGCTGAAAGCGCTGGTGAGCCACCCGCGAGAGCCGCTCTCCCGCGATAAGCTGATGAACCTGGCGCGCGGTCGTGAATACTCGGCGATGGAACGCTCCATTGACGTGCAAATCTCCCGCCTGCGCCGCATGGTGGAGGAAGATCCGGCACACCCTCGTTATATTCAGACCGTCTGGGGTCTGGGCTACGTCTTCGTGCCGGACGGTTCTAAAGCATGA